The sequence GTGCGGCTAGTGCTGGAACTCAAGCGCGACGCCGATCCGGAGATTGTGCTCAATCAGCTTTATCAATTCTCGCCGCTGCAGGATTCGTTCTCGCTGATCTTCCTGGCGCTGGTGGATGGGAAGCCGCGGGTGCTGTCGCTCAAGGGGATGCTCGAGGAGTTTCTGCGGCATCGGATCATCGTCATTCGCCGGCGCACTCAGTTCCTGCTGGCCAAGGCGCGGCAGCGAAAGCACGTCGTCGAAGGCTTGCTGCTCGCCCACGCCAATATCGACGAGGTGATCCGCGTGATCCGTTCGTCGGCGACGACCGCCGAGGCGAAAACCCGGCTGATGGAGATTCAATGCCCCTCGGCGCTCATCGAGCGAGCGCTGGGCGAGACGGGGTTCGCGGCATTCCGCTCCGAGCGTGGGGCTGCCGAGAACTATTCGCTCACGCCGGTCCAGGCCGACGCCATCCTCCGCATGACGCTCGGGCAATTGGTCAACCTCGAGCAGGAAAAGCTGGCCGACGAATACCGCAAGCTGCTCGACGAAATCGCCGAGTACTTGCGGATTCTCTCCGACGAGAAGAACATCCGCGACATTATTCGAGCCGACCTGATCGAGCTGAAGAAGAAACACGCCGATCCGCGACGCACGGAAATCAGCGGCGAGGAAATCGGCTCGATCGAGATGGAAGATCTGATTACCGAAGAGAATATGGTCGTCACGATCAGCCACAACGGCTACATCAAGCGCACGCCGTCCAGCGTGTACCGCGCCCAGCGGCGCGGCGGCAAGGGGCTGACCGGGGCGAGGACCGAGGAAGAGGACCCGATCGCCCATCTGTTCGTCGCCAGCACGCACGACTATCTGCTGTTTTTCACCAACCGCGGCAAGGTCTATTGGCAGAAGGTCTACGATCTGCCGCAACTCAGCCGCGAGAGCCGGGGGCGGGCGATCGTCAACCTGCTGAATTTCGCCCCAGAGGAACGGGTCGCCGATTGCCGCCCGGTCCGCGACTTCACTGGCGACCAATTCCTGATGATGGCCACGCGCAATGGCCTCGTGAAAAAGACGCCGCTCGACGCTTATGGCCGGCCGATGAAAGGGGGCATCATCGCCATCAAGCTCAAGGACGAAGACGAGCTGGTCGACGTGGTCGTCACCAGGCCCGGCGACGAAGTGGTGCTTTCGACGGCCACCGGCATGGCGATCCGCTTCAACGAGTCCGACGCTCGCCCGATGGGCCGCAACACCAGCGGCGTCAAGGGTATCAAGCTGATGAAGGGAGACCGGCTGGTGGGCATGGTCGTCGCCGATCCGGACGCCACGCTGCTCACAGCCTGCGCGAAGGGCTACGGCAAGCGGACATTGTTCGGCCCGAACAGCCCCGCGATCGTCGCTATCGGCGCTGGCGGCGGCGAAGGTCCGGCGGAGGATGCGGAGATTGAAGAACCCTCGGCCCCCGTCGAGGAAGAAGAGAGCGCCGACGACACTTCGAGCCAGCAGCGCTATCGCACCCAGCGCCGCGGCGGCAAAGGACTGCGCGATATCAAGACCACCGAGCGCAACGGCTCGGTGATCGGCGTGACCGGAGTGCGCGACGACGATGAGCTGCTGATGATGACCGCCCGCGGCAAGATTCAGCGAATCGCCGCCGGCGAGATCAGCGTGATCGGCCGCAACACGCAAGGAGTGCGGATCATGAGCCTCGACGAAGAAGATTCGCTGGCCGCGATCGTCCGCGTCCCGCGGGAGGAAACCGGCGAGGCGAAGAGTATCGAGTGACGATTAATGTCGTAGGCACACTCCGTGTGCCGTAACGGCGACGACACTCGGAATGTGCCTGCTACTTTCATTGCGGCCGACGGCCGCGTTCCGAGAGCTTTTCGATGAAAATCGCCGTTGTGGGAACCGGTTACGTCGGTCTGGTCACGGGCGCTTGCCTCGCGGATAGCGGCAACGACGTGAGTTGCATCGATATCGATCGCGCGAAGATCGAGCGGCTTGCTCGCGGCGAGATCCCGATCTACGAGCCGGGGCTCGAAGAGTTGGTCACTCGCAATCACGAGGCCCGACGCCTGCATTTCACATCCGACCTCGGCCCGGCCGTGCGTTCGGCCAAGTTGGTCCTTCTGGCCGTCGGGACGCCGCCGGCGAGCGACGGCTCGGCCGATTTGTCCAGCCTTCGCACCGTCGTCGAGCAGATCGCTCCCCATCTGGCGAAGGGCGCGATCGTGGTCACAAAGAGCACCGTTCCGGTCGGCACGTGCGCCTGGATTTTTGCCCGGCTTAAGGAGCTGACCGGCCGCGATTGCGACGTGGCGAGCAATCCGGAGTTTCTCAAGGAAGGTGCCGCGATCGAGGATTTCATGAAGCCCGATCGGGTCGTCGTCGGCGTGCGGCGGCCGGACGTGGCCGACGTGCTGCGGAGCTTGTACGCCCCGTTTCTGCGGACCGAGAAGCCGTTTCTCGCGATGTCGCCCGAGAGCGCGGAAATGACCAAATACGTGGCCAACGCGCTCTTGGCCGCCAAGATCAGCTTCATCAACGAGGTGGCCAATCTCTGCGAGCGGATGGGGGCCGACATCGATCATGTGCGCCGCGGCATCGGGCACGACAGCCGGATTGGGTTCGCGTTTCTATTTCCCGGCGTCGGCTACGGGGGAAGTTGCTTCCCGAAGGACGTGCAGGCGCTGGCCGCGATGGCCCGGCAGCACCAGATCGAGCCGCGGCTTCTCCAGGCGGTGCATGAAGTGAACTTGCTGCAGAAATCGGTGCTGGGCCATAAGATTGCTCGGCACTTCGGCGGCACACTGCTGGGGCGCACAATCGCCGTTTGGGGATTGGCCTTCAAGCCGCGGACCGACGACGTCCGCGACGCCCCGTCGCTGGTGTTGATCGATCGGCTGCTCGAATTGGGCGCGGCCGTGCGGGTTCACGATCCCGAGGCGATGGACAACGTCCGCCGCCTCTATGGCGACAAGCTGCAATACGCGGCCCTGCCGCTGGAGGCCCTCGATGGGGCCGACGCGCTGGCGATCGTCACCGAATGGGGCGAATTCCGCCATCCCGATTTCGACGAGATGGCCCAGCGCATGAAAGGCCGCCTTATCTTCGACGGCCGCAACCTCTACGACCCCGCGGCAGTCCGTGCCGCAGGCTTCACGTATCACTGCATCGGCAAGGCGCCGGTGGGGCCGGGTGAAAAGTGATTAGCCGCGAGTGGCGAGATGTTTTGCCGGGTGCCACTGGCCAGCAACGTCGGCCAGTGCTGAGTCGCCAACCATCAACAGCCCCGCACAGCAACTGCGTGGAAATGTATCAATTCAGCGCTAGGGCGGATTCCGGCACTGGCCGACTGCGCTGGCCAGTGCCACCCCACCGCTTGGCGAGTGCCCCAAGTTTATAGGTGACTGCGGCGCGATGTTCGGTCGCGTGCATGTGGCCAGGCTCACTTAAACGGGTCGTCGGCTTTCTTCTTTTCTGGCGGCGCACCGAATGGATTATCAGGCAGAATTCTCGCGTTGGGCGGCGCGGTCGCGTCGGAATCCGCGTTCCCATCGCTGTCCGCGTCGCCGTACAAATCGCTGAGCGACTTGCGCTGACCGTCGATGTCGACCGAAAGTTCGCGCAATTGCTGCCGCAGCTTTTCGACTTCGTCTTCCTGCACGCCGAATTTCTTGACGTAGCGGTTGTAGAGATCCGAATTGCGGTCGAGCTGGCTCATGTTCTGGCGAATTCGGCCTTGTTCGTCGCCGACTTCCTTGATTTGCCGTTCGAGCTGCGCCTTTCGAGCGGCGAGCGCAGCCAATGCCTGGCGACGCTTGACGATTTCGGCCAGCGCCTTCTTGACATCGGGGCCGACAGTTTTCGCGTTCGCATAGACCTTGATTTGATCGTCGTCGAGACGCGAGAGGGGAATGTCCGATTGAATTGTCCGTTGCTCGGTAACTTCAAGCGCCGCCGGCTGGTCCGGATCGAATTGCACGCGGAAATGATAGAAGCCGCGGCTTTGGCCGGTAGCCCCCCTTGGGCTAACCAAACTCCATTGTGGATCAACTGCATAATCGACGCGCAGGTTGATGGCCTTTGAGCTTGCGTTTCGAATCGTATATTGTCGAGACCTTACGATCGTGCGCGATTCTTTCAACATTCCTTTGCCGATCGCGACGTTGGCCAACATTTCCGTCGTCCTTTCCCGCGCGGCGCTCGTAAAACTAGCCGATTTGTTGTCGATGTACGAGGCAACGGTTTCGGGGAGCTTGGAAACTGCGATTTCCGGATGGTCGATCCGTTGCTCGACCACTTCCAGACTGACTGGTTTGCCGGGATCAGCCTTGACGGCGAAACGGTAAAGATCGCGGGTCTTTTCGGCCGGTTCATTGGGAGCCACTAAATTCCACGCCGCATCGTGCGGATATTCGATGAGCACTTTCTTGGTTTTGGAAGCAGAGTTCTTCACGATGAATGACTTTGTGCGATCAATCACGTGATCTTCAATGAGCGAAGCTCCAGTGATCGTAATAGCGGCAAGCGATCGTGTCGATCGCTCCGCTCCCGGCGCTACCTCAGTATCAAGATCGAGGGCGTAGCTCAATAGACGCTCGGTCCCCGGCTGGAGGTCTTCGATCCGCGCGTCTCCTGCATATTCGCCGCCGTCGAATACGGTGATCGGACCTTGCATGAGGTGCAGCCCGGTCGAGTTGATAAGCTTCAGTCCGCTAAGCGGGTGCTTGGCGTGGACGGCCGGATTGTAGATCGAGAGCTTCTCCCCTTTTACGGAGTCGTTGACGATCGGCAGCATCGCCGATTTTTGCCGGGCCAATGTGACGGGTTCCGTGATTGCGTAGCGAAAGAGTTCGCCGACGTCGCCACCTTGCGCCGCTGGAGTAATGCCCTTTTGCGGACCGACTGGACCGTTATCGGTTGGTGGCGCCTGCCCGCCAGCGATTGGAACAACCGAGGTTACGAAGGGGCGATCGTTGCCACCGACCGCAGGCCCGCCTCCTCCGCCCATCCCGCCTCCCGATCCGCCGGCGAAGCCTCCGAATCCTCCGCCGCCAAACCCTCCTACCGACTGATTTCGGCGGGCAACACGCGCGTTGGAATCCGCGGTTCTGCGAAAATCGGCCTCCTTCGCGGCTAAATCCTGTTCGTAAACTCGCGGCGTCAACGAAGCGAACGCGTCAGGAATGACCAAAGGGCGATCGACGTACAGCGGTTGATAGAGGTCTTCGACGAATGAGATAGGCTGGCCGCTTACGAGTGTCATGGCCACATTATTCCAGTCTTGCTCGGTCACATTCTCGATGATCGCCCAGCCTTGCAGGAACAGCGAACCATCGTCCTTGACGACCAGACGGTAGCTTGTCTTCCAGACGGGGAATTCTTGGATGTAGCCGATCCTCACGGTGCGCTTCCCGTTGCCGAGGAAGCTGAGCGTCACCGATTTCTTGTCCGATCGATGCGCGTTTGCCAGAATTGCCAACGCATCTTGCAGCTCACCGTGCAGCTTTGGGTCGAGCAATTGGGTTTGGACGACGCTTTCCAGCGGGATGCTTCGTAGACCGGAAGCGGTGAGCAAATTGAGCACTTCAATTTCGGTCGTCTCATCCTTGCCAGACTTCACGCGCCGCCGCTCGATGCCGACGATTGTTCCCGTGATCGGATTGGGCGCATCGACCTGAATCTTTTCTCCGCGGACCTGTCGCAGCAATTCGGCCAGCGTCGGGTTACGGGTCAAGTCAATGGCAAACGTCTTGAGCGTGCGCGTCACCGGTTCGCGGGCGCTGTATGTTACGGTCGAAATCCGGCCGCCCCCAAGGTCTTCGAGCACCATGCTTTTCAAGAGATCGTTCACGTCATCGACGTTGAACTTCAGCTCGACGGTCTGGTCGCCATTCACCTCCCCTTCATGCTGGAAAAAACCGACACCCGAGTTGAACAACACCACTTTCTTGAGCGGCACCTCGACCGGCTTCTCGTCTGCCGCAACGGTCCGGCGGCAGCAAAAGAGAATGACCAGCCCACTGACGAGGATGCAAGCGTTCCGATAGTACGCGACGATTGCCATGATTGGCGCTCCGCTTGTCTTAATGATGCGACGTGATAGGGTTCGACGGTGCGACGGGCAGTTATTCCGCGAATTCCGTTGGCCGATCGGATAGAATAAACTCGAACGGTCGCAACGAATTGCACCGAATACGAGTGAAGTGTGAGATTTGCGTGCCACGCGCCCCTCATCATTGTCCGTTCTACGACGAGGAGGTTTCGGATGCGTCGATTCACGATCCGACGGTCGACCATCTGCGGCTTTGCAATACTGACCGCGGCAAGCGTCGAATTCTGCTTCGCTCAATCGTCGCTATCCATGAAAAGCGCGGCGGGGATAGCGGCCGAGGAGCGAATCCTCCGGGCTTTAGACCAACCCGTTTCGCTCCAATTGGTCGAAACTCCGCTGAAAGACGTTGTCGATCACCTTCAGAACGAATTTCGCATCAGCATTCAACTCGACGACAAGGCCCTTACAGATGCGGGTGTCAATGCGGACACGCCGCTGACCGTGAATCTTTCGAATGTGCGATTGCGGGCCGCTCTGGAATTGATCCTGAGGCGGCATGAGTTGAATTGGATCATTCAGGACGACGTGCTTCTGATTACAACCGACCCCAGGGCCAAAGAACACGTCGAAACTCGAATCTATCTGGTTCGCGATCTCGTCGAAGTGCACGACGAGCACGGAGTCGCCGAGGATTACGATTCCCTCATTGACGTGGTGACATCGATCATTTCGCCAACCGCGTGGACCGATTCCGGCGGAACGGGATCGATCGCTCCATACTCGAATGCCCGAGCCTTGGTAATCAGCCAGACCCGCGAGGTCCACGAACAGATCGAAGCGTTGTTCACCATGCTACGCGAGGCCCGAGACCAGCAAGGGGTCGCGGCCGCATATAGTAGCCGCGAGTCGCGACGCGAAGTTGCCGACGACGACGCGGATCAATTCGACGAATCAGCGGAGATAGAGCCGCAACCGCAAGTCCGTTGGCGTTTTGTCGACGCGCCGCCCGCTTGGCGAGTGCCCCAGGTTTATAAGTGACGGCCGTGCGTGGTTTTTCAGAGCGGATCGTTCGCCGGCCCGGCAAACGTCCGCCTTCCGAAAAACAATCCTGTATATCCTGTCAAAGAGATTCAGGCAGGATTTGCAGGACTCGTCTTTGACTTCCCTGCGGCCCAACGGCGGAATTCTGGTTCGGGGAGGAAGACGGCTTCGCGGACTAGTTGAAACATGAGGGGCGTCTCGGGCCAGCCGAAGGTGGAGAGCAGGCGGTCGAATTCGGCGGGCGGGCAGGTCCCTTTGAGATCGACGAAGAGCAGCCGGCCTGAACGGTCGAAGAGGTTGCCGTCGATTTGCCAGCGCGGGCCGTCGTGGGGCGAGCCCCAGAAGAACGATCCGTCCGGCTCGCAGAAGAGGCGCTCCAATTGGCCCATTCGTTCCATCGCCGTCTCGAAGCTGACGCCCAGGGGATGCGAGAGGGCTTTGTGCGGAACGGACAGCGCGACAAACGATCGGCCGGGCAGCTCGATCGTTGGGGCGATCGTCGCCTCGGGCGGGCGAGCGTGAACGGTTGTGTAGAATGAGTACATCGGTGGAAGTGA comes from Pirellulales bacterium and encodes:
- a CDS encoding DNA gyrase C-terminal beta-propeller domain-containing protein: VRLVLELKRDADPEIVLNQLYQFSPLQDSFSLIFLALVDGKPRVLSLKGMLEEFLRHRIIVIRRRTQFLLAKARQRKHVVEGLLLAHANIDEVIRVIRSSATTAEAKTRLMEIQCPSALIERALGETGFAAFRSERGAAENYSLTPVQADAILRMTLGQLVNLEQEKLADEYRKLLDEIAEYLRILSDEKNIRDIIRADLIELKKKHADPRRTEISGEEIGSIEMEDLITEENMVVTISHNGYIKRTPSSVYRAQRRGGKGLTGARTEEEDPIAHLFVASTHDYLLFFTNRGKVYWQKVYDLPQLSRESRGRAIVNLLNFAPEERVADCRPVRDFTGDQFLMMATRNGLVKKTPLDAYGRPMKGGIIAIKLKDEDELVDVVVTRPGDEVVLSTATGMAIRFNESDARPMGRNTSGVKGIKLMKGDRLVGMVVADPDATLLTACAKGYGKRTLFGPNSPAIVAIGAGGGEGPAEDAEIEEPSAPVEEEESADDTSSQQRYRTQRRGGKGLRDIKTTERNGSVIGVTGVRDDDELLMMTARGKIQRIAAGEISVIGRNTQGVRIMSLDEEDSLAAIVRVPREETGEAKSIE
- a CDS encoding UDP-glucose/GDP-mannose dehydrogenase family protein; its protein translation is MKIAVVGTGYVGLVTGACLADSGNDVSCIDIDRAKIERLARGEIPIYEPGLEELVTRNHEARRLHFTSDLGPAVRSAKLVLLAVGTPPASDGSADLSSLRTVVEQIAPHLAKGAIVVTKSTVPVGTCAWIFARLKELTGRDCDVASNPEFLKEGAAIEDFMKPDRVVVGVRRPDVADVLRSLYAPFLRTEKPFLAMSPESAEMTKYVANALLAAKISFINEVANLCERMGADIDHVRRGIGHDSRIGFAFLFPGVGYGGSCFPKDVQALAAMARQHQIEPRLLQAVHEVNLLQKSVLGHKIARHFGGTLLGRTIAVWGLAFKPRTDDVRDAPSLVLIDRLLELGAAVRVHDPEAMDNVRRLYGDKLQYAALPLEALDGADALAIVTEWGEFRHPDFDEMAQRMKGRLIFDGRNLYDPAAVRAAGFTYHCIGKAPVGPGEK